Proteins encoded together in one Neobacillus sp. FSL H8-0543 window:
- a CDS encoding NapC/NirT family cytochrome c gives MAFWGKKNKEKDPESKEKKKKPGLWQKIKNINWKDPINRWKLLFASLVAFIIIFGGGYGVISFTNSPTFCANCHEMAPEVTTHTASAHSEITCVQCHIKPGFVNMMTHKVISLKEVYHHVMGIPEQIVQTEHEAVSDENCLQCHSKNRLVTASKDLIVNHKGHIEEGVPCISCHAGVVHAKMAARGINTEEVRGHWTVDVAEQMMEQKYLAPNMGTCIDCHDKVNNGEKPWKDVAYLVPPNAEHVEKEVKEKTTPATTEATTEEEATEAIAAHEEKTQEVILQAIGKQTKDVKLSMACETCHQRVKVPQNHRVANWNGDHGGTALQELDQCVDCHQDSKWIRDIPKEDLVSLLKMAEVKEEDKDHKYTANITVVREQSRINKFCSACHSERPESHAESETWLTSHADKAATPDLKAECLVCHDREKPKADATDLATAPTDVYCQYCHRTGFKDDVKK, from the coding sequence GTGGCCTTTTGGGGAAAGAAAAATAAAGAGAAAGATCCCGAATCTAAAGAAAAGAAAAAGAAACCTGGCCTTTGGCAGAAAATCAAAAATATAAATTGGAAGGATCCAATCAACCGGTGGAAATTATTATTTGCATCGCTTGTTGCGTTCATTATTATTTTTGGTGGCGGGTATGGAGTTATCTCCTTTACAAATAGTCCAACATTCTGCGCAAACTGCCATGAAATGGCACCTGAGGTTACCACCCATACAGCAAGTGCTCACAGTGAAATCACATGTGTCCAGTGTCATATAAAGCCAGGTTTCGTCAATATGATGACTCACAAAGTGATTTCATTAAAAGAGGTATATCACCATGTAATGGGTATACCTGAACAAATTGTTCAAACCGAACATGAGGCGGTTTCGGATGAAAACTGTTTACAATGTCACTCTAAGAACCGTCTTGTTACCGCATCAAAAGACTTAATCGTTAACCATAAAGGGCATATCGAAGAAGGTGTCCCTTGTATAAGCTGTCACGCTGGCGTGGTTCACGCTAAAATGGCTGCGCGTGGTATTAACACCGAAGAGGTTCGCGGTCATTGGACAGTTGATGTAGCTGAACAAATGATGGAACAGAAATACTTGGCGCCAAACATGGGGACATGTATTGACTGTCACGATAAAGTAAACAACGGTGAAAAGCCATGGAAAGATGTTGCCTATTTGGTTCCACCAAACGCCGAGCATGTCGAAAAAGAAGTCAAAGAGAAGACAACTCCTGCAACAACAGAAGCGACAACAGAAGAAGAAGCTACTGAGGCGATTGCAGCTCATGAAGAAAAAACACAAGAGGTAATCCTACAAGCAATTGGAAAACAAACGAAAGATGTTAAGTTATCCATGGCTTGTGAAACCTGTCACCAACGAGTTAAGGTGCCACAAAATCACAGAGTTGCAAACTGGAATGGAGATCACGGTGGTACAGCTCTTCAAGAGTTAGACCAATGTGTTGACTGTCACCAGGATTCTAAGTGGATTAGAGATATTCCAAAAGAAGATCTCGTCTCTTTACTTAAAATGGCTGAAGTTAAAGAAGAGGATAAAGATCACAAATATACAGCAAATATTACTGTCGTTAGAGAACAATCACGAATCAATAAGTTCTGTAGCGCCTGTCACAGCGAACGCCCTGAGAGCCACGCAGAAAGTGAAACATGGTTAACTTCACACGCGGATAAAGCAGCAACACCTGACTTAAAAGCAGAATGCTTAGTCTGTCACGATCGTGAAAAACCAAAAGCAGATGCAACTGATCTAGCAACAGCACCAACAGATGTTTATTGCCAATATTGCCATAGAACTGGCTTTAAAGATGATGTGAAGAAGTAA
- a CDS encoding NapC/NirT family cytochrome c, whose product MEDEHIEQSPPPRKGYKLFKYLTVGVMFIVVFFALGLIGVETTSSQEFCSSCHEMKPQYYTLKASSHSEVDCVSCHIDPGVENYAKAQANGVVEFYKKQTDTYLAPIKMPSLIPDEACERCHNIESRAVTPSGDIIIPHDKHKTEGIECVQCHSGTAHGEISDRKMTYKSDYGKWNHKLGASVMSDSKYIRPQMDTCMECHKVRKAPLECTACHESTMIPDDHKTEKFKAGDHGKIKPSELETCEKCHSYMSSAEYDLFKQDSTYKKYLNNEETDSTNVTVNVYAKTNTFCKDCHGEKPESHKIDSFATEHGHQSKDTQKCFTCHENRITSNSPVTKVQCASCHVNKHKETWRRSHPIEVAENQKYNKSCLKCHVEKTCTKCHTNKK is encoded by the coding sequence ATGGAAGATGAACATATAGAACAGAGCCCCCCTCCCCGGAAAGGTTACAAATTATTTAAATATTTAACAGTAGGAGTAATGTTTATAGTTGTGTTCTTCGCATTGGGGCTAATAGGAGTAGAGACGACTTCAAGTCAAGAGTTCTGCTCCTCCTGCCATGAGATGAAACCGCAGTATTATACATTAAAGGCATCGAGTCATAGTGAGGTCGACTGTGTCAGTTGTCATATTGATCCAGGTGTTGAGAATTATGCAAAGGCCCAAGCAAACGGTGTAGTTGAATTTTATAAAAAGCAGACAGACACCTACCTTGCACCGATTAAAATGCCGAGTTTGATACCGGATGAAGCCTGTGAAAGATGTCATAATATCGAAAGTCGCGCCGTAACTCCATCTGGGGATATTATTATCCCGCATGATAAGCATAAAACCGAAGGAATTGAGTGTGTTCAGTGTCATAGCGGTACAGCGCACGGGGAAATTTCAGATCGGAAAATGACCTACAAAAGTGATTATGGAAAATGGAATCACAAGTTAGGGGCCTCGGTAATGAGTGACAGTAAGTACATACGTCCACAAATGGATACATGTATGGAATGTCATAAAGTAAGAAAGGCACCGCTGGAATGTACAGCCTGTCACGAATCGACAATGATTCCAGATGATCATAAAACAGAAAAATTCAAAGCTGGCGATCATGGGAAAATAAAGCCTTCAGAATTAGAGACATGTGAGAAATGTCATTCCTATATGTCGTCAGCAGAATATGATTTATTTAAGCAAGATTCGACATATAAAAAGTATTTGAATAATGAAGAAACTGACTCAACTAATGTAACGGTTAATGTATACGCAAAGACTAATACCTTCTGCAAAGACTGTCACGGAGAAAAACCAGAAAGCCATAAAATTGACTCTTTCGCGACAGAGCATGGACACCAATCAAAGGATACACAAAAGTGTTTCACTTGCCATGAAAATCGGATTACAAGTAATTCGCCTGTCACAAAGGTTCAATGTGCTTCCTGTCATGTAAACAAGCATAAGGAAACATGGAGGCGTAGTCATCCAATCGAAGTAGCTGAAAATCAAAAATATAATAAGTCCTGTTTAAAATGTCATGTTGAAAAAACGTGTACTAAGTGTCACACAAATAAAAAGTGA
- a CDS encoding ComF family protein: protein MNPFPQMYCLLCHELIRTPIGWKTLFTASQELFTCSDCEVKLEKINGERCRICSRPLQLLEERFQHGDNCHDCVRWEEDLNWKGYLDANFSTFLYNDFFKEVLARYKFRGDYLLAKIFSLSMKEALCKITFDFLVPIPLSAERLYERGFNQAEALIIESGYTSTPLLTRIHSEKQSKKSRSERIHLAQVFQLAPLIDVKGKNLLLVDDIYTTGSTLRHAAKLLKEAGAQNVQSFTLAR from the coding sequence TTGAATCCCTTCCCGCAAATGTATTGCCTATTGTGCCATGAGTTAATCCGCACACCCATTGGCTGGAAAACGCTTTTTACTGCATCACAAGAGCTGTTTACATGTTCTGACTGTGAGGTCAAGCTTGAAAAAATTAACGGTGAAAGATGCCGAATATGCAGCCGGCCACTCCAACTGCTAGAAGAAAGGTTTCAGCATGGCGATAACTGCCATGATTGTGTCCGATGGGAGGAAGATCTTAATTGGAAAGGATATCTTGATGCCAATTTCTCTACTTTTCTCTACAATGATTTTTTTAAGGAGGTACTGGCACGTTATAAATTTCGCGGGGATTATTTACTTGCCAAGATATTTTCTCTTTCAATGAAGGAAGCGCTATGTAAAATTACCTTTGATTTCCTAGTACCGATTCCGCTTAGTGCTGAGCGCCTGTACGAGCGCGGTTTTAACCAGGCAGAGGCGTTAATTATCGAATCAGGCTATACTTCCACTCCGCTTCTTACTAGAATCCACTCGGAAAAACAATCAAAAAAGTCCCGATCAGAACGAATTCACCTTGCCCAAGTCTTTCAACTCGCCCCGCTGATTGATGTAAAGGGAAAAAATCTGTTATTAGTTGATGATATTTATACAACTGGTTCTACATTAAGACATGCGGCCAAGCTTTTAAAGGAAGCGGGAGCCCAGAACGTTCAATCCTTTACACTTGCACGCTAA
- a CDS encoding 6-bladed beta-propeller yields the protein MKRRNVYIGMALIVIATAAVFTFLFLNNTKAIDTGLLKVLDPKGAPNYSMSLTGDFDKPLKKPMDVTANESFTYVSDTDNKRVLAFDVGGNLLFSFGEDGSGEGQFKFPYGISTDEKGRVFVADLYNGNISIFDEKGKFIEYFAPEVSKDGKFSSPAALRILDKKVYVTDIKDNKVYVFDMKGKLLLEIGKPGTNEGEFNAPNGITADEEGDIYVVDTGNQRVQIFDKKGKFVKIINGSNNGKGESIFVNPRGIGFDSRGIMYVVSNLTHVVYGFDKDGKKVFQMGGMGEQNGQFYLPNGLFVDQNDNVFITDTVNLRVQVFN from the coding sequence ATGAAAAGACGTAATGTGTATATTGGAATGGCTCTCATTGTTATAGCCACGGCAGCGGTTTTTACCTTCTTATTTCTAAATAATACAAAAGCAATTGATACTGGATTATTAAAGGTTCTTGATCCAAAAGGGGCACCAAATTACAGTATGTCGCTCACTGGTGACTTTGACAAACCACTCAAAAAGCCCATGGATGTAACAGCAAATGAATCTTTTACCTATGTATCGGATACGGATAATAAACGTGTTCTAGCATTTGATGTCGGCGGAAATTTACTCTTTTCCTTTGGCGAGGATGGTTCTGGTGAGGGACAATTTAAGTTCCCATATGGGATTTCGACAGATGAAAAGGGAAGAGTTTTCGTAGCAGATTTATATAATGGAAATATCTCAATTTTTGATGAAAAAGGTAAATTTATCGAGTACTTTGCTCCTGAAGTAAGCAAGGATGGGAAATTTTCATCTCCAGCGGCGCTGCGTATTCTCGATAAGAAGGTTTATGTAACAGATATAAAGGACAATAAAGTATATGTGTTTGATATGAAGGGTAAGTTACTCCTTGAAATTGGTAAGCCTGGTACAAATGAGGGTGAGTTTAACGCACCAAATGGGATTACCGCTGATGAGGAAGGTGATATTTACGTAGTTGATACAGGAAACCAACGAGTGCAAATCTTCGACAAAAAAGGGAAGTTTGTAAAAATAATTAATGGTTCCAATAATGGAAAAGGTGAATCCATTTTTGTTAACCCTAGAGGAATTGGCTTCGACAGCCGCGGTATTATGTACGTTGTCAGCAACCTAACCCATGTGGTATATGGTTTCGACAAGGATGGTAAAAAAGTATTCCAAATGGGTGGCATGGGTGAACAAAATGGACAATTCTACCTCCCTAATGGATTGTTCGTCGACCAGAACGATAATGTTTTCATCACCGATACAGTTAACCTAAGGGTTCAAGTTTTCAACTAA
- the secA gene encoding preprotein translocase subunit SecA, protein MMGILNKVFDLNKRELKRLDKQAKLIDALAADTEKLTDDQLREKTEEFKLRYQKGETLDDLLVEAFAVVREGARRVLGLYPYHVQLMGGISLHEGNISEMKTGEGKTLTSTMPVYLNAISGKGVHVVTVNEYLVSRDATEMGELYQFLGLTVGLNLNSMTKEEKQEAYACDITYSTNNELGFDYLRDNMVLYKEQKVQRPLYFAVIDEVDSILIDEARTPLIISGSAQKSAVLYIQANAFVRTLTKDQEYTYDEKTKGVMLTEEGISKAESAFNIENLFDMSHVTLNHHINQALKANVSMHLDVDYVVQEGEIIIVDQFTGRLMKGRRYSEGLHQAIEAKEGLEVQNESMTMATITFQNYFRMYEKLSGMTGTAKTEEEEFRNIYNMNVIVIPTNRPIVRDDRADLIYSSMDGKFRAVVEDIAERNKNGQPVLVGTVAIETSELISKYLSKKGIKHNVLNAKNHEREAEIIAEAGHKGSVTIATNMAGRGTDIKLGEGVVEVGGLAVIGTERHESRRIDNQLRGRSGRQGDPGVTQFYLSMEDELMRRFGSDNMKSMMERLGMDDTQPIQSKMVSRAVESAQKRVEGNNFDARKQLLQYDDVLRQQREIIYTQRDEVLESENLRDIVQKMISTTIERNVEAHTPRHEDEEAWNLQGIIDYVNATLLREGAITIEAIRGKEPEEISEVIFAKVKEAYAEKEQILSEEQMREFEKVVMLRAVDSKWIDHIDAMDQLRQGIHLRAYGQIDPLREYQAEGFAMFDEMIQSIEEEAAMYIMKAEIRNNLERQEVAKGQAVNPKEDGEPVKKKPKVNQINIGRNDPCYCGSGKKYKNCHGAAK, encoded by the coding sequence ATGATGGGGATTTTAAATAAAGTGTTTGACTTAAATAAGCGTGAGCTAAAGCGGTTAGACAAACAAGCAAAACTGATTGATGCACTTGCTGCCGATACTGAAAAGCTAACTGATGACCAACTTCGAGAAAAAACAGAGGAATTCAAGCTTCGCTATCAAAAGGGCGAGACGCTTGATGATCTGTTGGTTGAAGCATTTGCAGTAGTTCGTGAAGGGGCCCGCCGTGTACTTGGTTTATATCCGTATCATGTTCAGCTAATGGGCGGTATTTCTCTCCATGAAGGTAATATCTCGGAGATGAAGACTGGGGAAGGTAAAACCTTAACGTCCACGATGCCTGTTTATTTGAATGCGATTTCAGGCAAAGGTGTTCATGTAGTCACTGTCAACGAATACTTAGTAAGCCGTGATGCGACGGAAATGGGCGAGCTTTATCAATTCTTAGGTCTTACCGTTGGCTTGAATTTAAACAGCATGACAAAGGAAGAAAAGCAAGAAGCCTATGCTTGTGATATTACCTATTCTACAAACAACGAGTTGGGTTTTGACTACTTACGGGATAACATGGTCCTTTATAAAGAGCAGAAAGTACAACGCCCGCTTTATTTTGCCGTCATTGACGAAGTTGACTCGATTTTAATCGATGAAGCACGGACACCACTGATTATCTCAGGTTCCGCTCAAAAGTCAGCAGTCCTTTATATTCAAGCAAATGCGTTTGTTCGGACACTTACGAAGGATCAAGAATATACCTATGATGAAAAAACAAAAGGCGTCATGCTGACGGAAGAAGGAATCAGCAAAGCAGAAAGTGCCTTTAATATCGAGAACCTGTTTGATATGTCCCATGTAACATTAAACCATCATATTAACCAGGCATTAAAAGCCAATGTTAGTATGCATTTAGATGTCGACTATGTGGTTCAAGAAGGCGAAATTATTATTGTTGACCAGTTCACTGGCCGTTTAATGAAGGGCCGTCGCTACAGTGAAGGCTTGCACCAGGCAATTGAAGCAAAAGAAGGGCTTGAAGTCCAGAACGAAAGCATGACCATGGCCACTATTACCTTCCAGAACTATTTCAGGATGTATGAGAAGCTTTCAGGTATGACGGGTACGGCGAAAACGGAAGAGGAAGAATTTCGTAACATCTATAATATGAATGTTATCGTTATCCCGACGAACAGGCCAATTGTACGTGATGACCGTGCCGATTTAATCTACTCTTCAATGGACGGTAAGTTCAGAGCAGTTGTCGAGGATATTGCTGAGCGCAATAAAAACGGACAGCCTGTTCTTGTAGGTACAGTTGCAATTGAAACGTCTGAGCTTATTTCCAAGTATTTATCGAAAAAGGGAATTAAACATAATGTATTGAATGCGAAGAACCATGAACGTGAAGCGGAGATTATTGCTGAAGCGGGTCACAAAGGATCCGTTACAATCGCAACAAACATGGCTGGTCGTGGTACCGATATCAAGCTTGGCGAAGGTGTTGTTGAAGTAGGCGGTCTTGCTGTTATTGGTACGGAGCGTCATGAGAGCCGACGTATCGATAACCAGCTTCGCGGACGTTCTGGCCGACAAGGAGATCCAGGGGTTACTCAATTCTATTTATCAATGGAAGATGAATTGATGCGCCGCTTCGGTTCTGACAATATGAAATCAATGATGGAACGTCTTGGCATGGATGATACCCAGCCAATTCAGAGTAAAATGGTTTCAAGAGCCGTTGAATCTGCGCAAAAACGTGTAGAGGGCAATAACTTCGATGCCCGTAAACAGCTCTTGCAGTATGACGATGTTCTTCGTCAACAGCGTGAAATTATTTACACTCAGCGTGACGAGGTGCTAGAATCTGAAAACTTACGTGATATTGTTCAAAAAATGATTTCCACAACAATTGAGCGCAATGTTGAGGCACACACACCTAGACACGAGGACGAAGAAGCCTGGAACCTGCAAGGGATCATTGATTATGTAAATGCCACCCTTCTTCGGGAGGGCGCCATTACAATTGAAGCGATTCGCGGTAAAGAACCTGAAGAAATTAGCGAAGTTATCTTTGCAAAGGTTAAAGAGGCTTACGCTGAAAAAGAACAAATTCTTTCTGAAGAGCAAATGCGCGAATTCGAAAAAGTTGTCATGCTTCGTGCAGTTGATTCAAAATGGATTGATCATATTGATGCGATGGACCAGCTTCGTCAAGGTATTCACCTGCGTGCGTACGGACAAATCGATCCGCTTCGCGAGTATCAGGCAGAAGGCTTTGCAATGTTTGATGAGATGATTCAATCAATTGAAGAGGAAGCTGCCATGTACATTATGAAGGCGGAAATTCGTAATAACCTTGAGCGCCAAGAGGTAGCGAAGGGACAAGCGGTGAATCCTAAAGAAGATGGTGAACCTGTTAAGAAAAAGCCTAAAGTCAACCAAATCAATATCGGCCGGAATGACCCATGTTATTGTGGCAGCGGTAAAAAATACAAAAACTGCCATGGTGCAGCGAAATAA
- a CDS encoding DUF1028 domain-containing protein: MTFSIVGYDPVEKVWGVAVQSKFLGVGAVVPWAKAGVGAIATQSYANTAYGPKGLQLMAEGKSAEETLSLLLADDLDREMRQVGIIDANGNAATFTGKACYDWAGGVTGTHFAAQGNILVDENTVDAMARVFKESKGQLADRLLAALDAGQEAGGDSRGKQSAAVYIVKENGGYGGFNDRFIDLRVDDHPDPIKELIRIYQLQQLYFSPSKPERVAAIEGDIKIELVGNLIKFGYLSDKEASDEQMDKALTAFIHTENFEMREQETGMIDLEILEYMKNNS, from the coding sequence ATGACATTTTCAATTGTTGGTTACGACCCAGTCGAAAAAGTATGGGGAGTAGCTGTTCAATCAAAATTTTTAGGTGTTGGTGCGGTTGTGCCTTGGGCAAAGGCGGGAGTGGGGGCGATTGCTACCCAATCCTATGCAAATACTGCATATGGTCCAAAGGGTCTGCAATTGATGGCGGAAGGCAAGTCGGCCGAGGAAACACTTTCGCTCCTTCTTGCTGATGATTTAGATAGAGAGATGCGTCAGGTAGGGATTATTGATGCAAACGGTAATGCAGCAACCTTCACCGGCAAGGCATGCTATGATTGGGCAGGCGGGGTGACAGGCACCCATTTTGCTGCCCAAGGGAATATTTTAGTTGATGAAAACACCGTCGATGCCATGGCACGTGTTTTTAAAGAATCAAAAGGCCAGCTTGCTGACCGGCTATTAGCTGCATTGGATGCGGGTCAGGAAGCTGGGGGAGATAGCAGGGGGAAACAGTCAGCTGCCGTTTATATTGTCAAAGAAAACGGTGGGTATGGCGGCTTTAATGATCGCTTTATCGATTTAAGAGTGGACGACCATCCCGATCCTATCAAAGAATTAATTCGTATTTATCAGCTTCAGCAGTTGTACTTTTCTCCATCCAAACCAGAACGAGTGGCAGCAATTGAAGGTGATATCAAAATTGAATTGGTAGGGAATTTGATTAAATTTGGCTATCTCAGCGACAAGGAAGCCAGTGATGAACAAATGGATAAAGCATTAACTGCGTTTATTCATACAGAAAACTTTGAAATGAGAGAGCAAGAAACGGGTATGATTGATCTCGAAATTCTTGAATATATGAAAAACAATAGCTAA
- the raiA gene encoding ribosome-associated translation inhibitor RaiA produces the protein MNYNVRGENIEVTPAIREYVEKKISKLDRYFTEAPDAKVNVNLRFNQDKSSKVEVTITMPQLVLRAEETHIDMYAAIDLVTDKLERQIRKHKTKVNRKFREKGEFPITFATSDNTEVHDSDEDELEVVRTKRFDLKPMDSEEAILQMNMLGHNFYVFNNAETNRTNVVYKRQDGRYGLIETH, from the coding sequence ATGAATTATAACGTTCGTGGTGAAAACATTGAGGTAACTCCAGCAATTAGAGAGTATGTTGAAAAGAAAATTTCTAAATTGGACCGCTATTTCACTGAAGCACCTGATGCAAAGGTAAATGTGAATTTAAGATTCAATCAAGATAAATCTTCTAAAGTTGAGGTAACAATCACTATGCCGCAACTGGTTCTACGTGCTGAAGAAACACATATTGACATGTATGCTGCAATCGATTTGGTTACTGACAAACTAGAGCGTCAAATTCGCAAGCATAAAACAAAAGTGAACCGTAAATTCCGTGAAAAGGGTGAATTCCCAATTACGTTTGCAACTTCAGATAACACTGAAGTTCATGATTCAGATGAAGATGAATTAGAAGTTGTTCGTACTAAGCGCTTCGATCTTAAACCAATGGATAGTGAAGAGGCTATTTTACAAATGAACATGCTTGGTCATAACTTTTATGTATTCAACAATGCTGAAACAAACCGTACCAACGTAGTTTACAAGCGTCAAGACGGCCGCTATGGCTTAATTGAAACGCATTAA
- a CDS encoding tetratricopeptide repeat protein: METEKIPQEVEGKTAKKQPRTFKKRTSVLLLLITLIISVGTGYALGHLYFWNDLDMKRVKEQLAYYKEEVRKDPANLQNRIVLGYTYFLKGDNEKAIKEFDFVLEQDKNYYDAHYNLGLVFLDEERYNEALIEFEKTVKIAPKDFKGHVQMGIAYRGLKEFDNATKALELANKLAPTNSDIIYQIGMVAEAKGDYEDAILIYKDALAYDPLYTDAVDALDRLKDKDTKAKGE; the protein is encoded by the coding sequence ATGGAAACAGAAAAGATACCTCAGGAAGTAGAGGGAAAAACAGCAAAGAAGCAGCCAAGGACTTTCAAAAAGAGAACGAGTGTTCTGCTGTTGCTTATCACTTTAATCATTTCAGTAGGTACAGGATATGCTCTTGGTCACTTGTATTTTTGGAATGACCTTGATATGAAAAGAGTGAAGGAGCAGCTCGCGTATTACAAGGAAGAGGTTAGAAAAGATCCAGCAAATCTGCAAAACCGTATTGTGTTAGGTTATACCTATTTCTTAAAAGGTGATAATGAAAAAGCAATTAAAGAGTTTGATTTCGTTCTAGAACAAGACAAAAATTATTATGATGCCCATTACAATTTGGGCTTAGTGTTTTTAGATGAAGAGCGTTATAATGAGGCGCTGATTGAGTTCGAAAAGACTGTAAAAATCGCTCCTAAAGACTTTAAGGGACATGTGCAAATGGGAATCGCTTATCGCGGGTTAAAAGAGTTTGATAATGCGACAAAGGCACTGGAACTAGCTAACAAGTTAGCTCCAACAAACTCTGATATTATTTACCAAATTGGAATGGTTGCTGAAGCAAAAGGTGATTATGAGGACGCGATTCTTATTTACAAGGATGCTCTTGCATATGATCCATTGTATACCGACGCAGTAGATGCCCTAGATAGACTGAAAGATAAAGACACAAAGGCTAAGGGTGAATAA
- a CDS encoding SEC-C metal-binding domain-containing protein, with the protein MNESVGRNDPCPCGSGKKYKKCCGAKEIVSITHMLESEIDDLQKQILQFAAYYFGDELEEDFSDYEEHLMIIEEQEKQFYELMHAIWFILFEPLEDGETILEKFIESESAKIRRPKLREILRSWTDARTIAGTVLEIENNKLTVEDGLTTEVLNAHIVNKPFEIKKGDFFVGVIVPYEKNYLFFPTAFDLSQLQPEHAIEFIKDSSLEYGYDSPTDYYTDFFVQILHDLPRLGDENTIDTIEWPAPIYREVAELFQQELELQGEGELVIQTGVLLWSMFCEKKQKRIKSPMLYVAALHYLLSSIAPMLKEYTQKEVAELYQVSVGTVSAIYREMENVLEQELTELTEMVYGDDDMPSPDNLAPVVQFNGGSNGPLATERILQEAMAELQEQNIESIEEINEFMNKRLNTPLPKKAARSKKEQAQELIYDAFETEGPQRYKLAKDALQLDRNCVDAYNILAEQATSLEEAVVMYGEGVKAGESALGKAFFKENKEHFWGLIETRPYMRAKINYAESLHKLGSVSEAINQYEEILKLNPLDSQGVRYSLFPVYLEQSDMQKAEKILKQFEEGGAHGIYNKLLLELLKNGFTPKATQLLKVAKKENKYVPALLTGKKRLPKQLPDYYGVGDENEAVIYTDEHLHLWKKVKGLKEWLK; encoded by the coding sequence TTGAATGAATCAGTAGGAAGGAATGATCCTTGTCCGTGCGGGAGCGGGAAAAAGTATAAAAAGTGTTGCGGGGCTAAGGAGATTGTTTCCATAACCCATATGCTTGAGAGTGAGATTGATGATCTGCAAAAGCAAATTCTTCAATTTGCTGCGTACTACTTTGGGGATGAGTTAGAGGAAGATTTTTCAGATTATGAAGAACATCTCATGATTATTGAGGAACAAGAAAAACAATTTTACGAGCTCATGCATGCCATTTGGTTTATTCTTTTTGAGCCTCTTGAAGATGGAGAAACGATTCTTGAAAAATTTATTGAGTCAGAGAGTGCAAAAATTAGGCGACCGAAGCTTAGAGAGATTTTACGATCATGGACAGACGCAAGGACGATTGCTGGAACGGTTCTTGAAATTGAAAATAACAAACTAACAGTGGAGGATGGGTTAACCACAGAGGTGCTAAATGCTCACATTGTTAACAAACCCTTTGAGATTAAAAAAGGGGATTTTTTCGTGGGTGTGATTGTTCCTTACGAAAAAAATTATCTCTTTTTCCCGACAGCATTTGATCTGTCGCAGCTACAGCCAGAGCATGCGATTGAATTTATTAAAGACAGCAGTCTTGAATATGGGTATGATTCACCAACAGACTATTATACGGATTTCTTTGTTCAGATTCTTCACGACCTGCCAAGGCTAGGGGACGAAAATACAATTGACACGATTGAATGGCCAGCCCCAATCTATAGAGAAGTCGCGGAACTTTTCCAACAGGAGCTTGAATTACAGGGTGAAGGGGAATTAGTTATCCAGACAGGTGTGTTGCTTTGGTCAATGTTTTGCGAAAAGAAGCAGAAACGAATCAAAAGTCCAATGCTCTATGTGGCAGCTCTGCACTATTTACTATCCTCAATTGCACCTATGTTAAAGGAGTATACGCAAAAAGAGGTTGCAGAATTATATCAGGTCTCAGTAGGGACTGTTTCCGCCATTTATCGTGAAATGGAGAATGTCTTAGAACAGGAATTAACCGAACTAACGGAAATGGTTTACGGGGATGATGATATGCCGTCGCCAGACAACCTAGCGCCGGTTGTCCAGTTTAATGGCGGATCCAATGGACCGCTGGCAACAGAGCGGATCCTGCAGGAGGCAATGGCGGAACTTCAGGAGCAAAATATTGAAAGTATCGAAGAAATCAATGAATTTATGAATAAACGGTTAAATACACCATTACCTAAAAAAGCAGCAAGATCGAAAAAAGAGCAAGCCCAGGAATTGATCTATGATGCTTTTGAAACAGAGGGGCCGCAGCGCTACAAACTGGCTAAGGATGCGTTACAATTGGATCGTAATTGTGTTGATGCATACAATATCCTAGCAGAACAAGCTACTAGCCTTGAAGAAGCTGTTGTAATGTATGGAGAAGGAGTGAAGGCAGGCGAAAGTGCTCTAGGAAAGGCATTTTTTAAGGAAAACAAAGAGCATTTTTGGGGACTGATTGAAACAAGACCCTATATGCGTGCAAAGATAAATTATGCGGAATCACTTCACAAATTAGGAAGTGTATCGGAAGCTATTAATCAATATGAAGAAATTCTCAAGCTCAATCCATTGGATAGTCAGGGTGTCCGCTATTCATTGTTTCCTGTCTACCTAGAGCAGTCGGATATGCAAAAGGCGGAAAAGATACTGAAACAGTTTGAAGAGGGCGGGGCACATGGTATATACAATAAGCTTTTACTTGAGTTATTAAAAAATGGCTTTACCCCGAAAGCTACTCAACTTTTGAAGGTTGCTAAAAAGGAAAACAAGTACGTTCCTGCCCTGTTAACAGGAAAAAAACGGTTGCCTAAGCAATTGCCTGATTACTACGGTGTTGGAGACGAAAATGAAGCAGTGATTTATACAGATGAACATCTTCATTTATGGAAAAAAGTCAAAGGTCTCAAGGAATGGCTAAAGTAG